The Corallococcus silvisoli genome contains the following window.
ATCCCCCCGCGCAGGAGAAGCAGGTGGCCTACACGGGCGAGGGCTGGGGCCTGTGCTACTGGCGAGGGCAATTGGTGCGCAGCGACGGCACGTCCACGTTGCGCTTTCACGATCCGAAGGACTTCCACGTGAAGTCCCAGGTGCAGGTGACGTCACAGGGCGTCCCGCAGGACATGCTCAACGAGCTGGAGTGCGCGGAGGACGGCGTCTACGCCAACGTCTGGCACACCGACCACGTGTTGAAGATTGATTACGCCACGGGCCGTGTGCTGGCGATCATCGACGCGTCGGCCCTGGTGCGAGCGGTGCGTGGGCGGGTGCACAGCTACGAGGCGGTGCTCAACGGCATCGCGCTGGAGCCCGGCACCGGCCGGCTGTTCTTCACCGGCAAGCTGTGGCCCGACCTCTTCGAGGTGGCGCTGGAGCCCGCGACCTCGCAGGAGTCGCGTCAGCGCGAGTAGCGGAAGGACACCGCGCCGGTGCTCGCCGGGGGCACCAGCAGGTCCCAGGTGAGCGTCGCCGTTTCGTCGTCGCGGTGGGCTCCGGGAGTGATGCGAATGAGCCGGGCCCCGCGCGGCAAGGTGTCCACCACGCGTACGCGCATGGGTTCGGCGTAGGGGTTGGGCACCCG
Protein-coding sequences here:
- a CDS encoding glutaminyl-peptide cyclotransferase, yielding MRRIPWFLPWSLLCLGCAPTQRQTPDAGVTDSTPRKLVARIVHTYPHDPTAFTQGLQFHQGQLYESTGEDGDLRRISLEQASPLWTQDLPDVFPEGLASDGERLYQLTWKDETLYVWNGQSGHPPAQEKQVAYTGEGWGLCYWRGQLVRSDGTSTLRFHDPKDFHVKSQVQVTSQGVPQDMLNELECAEDGVYANVWHTDHVLKIDYATGRVLAIIDASALVRAVRGRVHSYEAVLNGIALEPGTGRLFFTGKLWPDLFEVALEPATSQESRQRE